Proteins encoded by one window of Salvia splendens isolate huo1 chromosome 5, SspV2, whole genome shotgun sequence:
- the LOC121802265 gene encoding transcription factor bHLH62-like: MENDLIFRPNWETDPFKSALSSMVSSPTASNNNNGNGENMVLRQLIGRLGNSGDFLSLPPPSVEENWESIQAPLTNSTLSGQIQTRPRKRKSAPAPHLPEPPKDYIHVRARRGQATDAHSLAERVRREKISERMKMLQHLVPGCNKVTGKAVMLDEIINYVQSLQHQVEFLSMKLATVNPRMNFNMEAIMSKDMFQSRGSLYSSCPSPCGNDPPFQPSNGGNKRIQMENFGASQVSSFWEDELHSVVHGRELHSSQMKVEL; the protein is encoded by the exons ATGGAGAATGATCTCATTTTCAGACCCAATTGGGAGACTGATCCCTTTAAGTCAGCACTGAGCTCCATGGTCTCCTCTCCAACTGCTTCAAACAACAACAATGGCAATGGTGAAAACATGGTTTTGCGACAGCTGATTGGGAGATTAGGCAATTCCGGAgactttctctctcttccacCACCATCAGTTGAAGAAAACTGGGAATCAATTCAAGCTCCCCTCACCAATTCAACGCTTTCCGGTCAGATCCAAACTCGCCCTAGAAAGAGAAAATCTGCCCCTGCTCCTCATCTTCCAGAACCACCTAAGGACTACATCCATGTTCGAGCTAGACGCGGCCAAGCTACAGACGCCCATAGCCTCGCAGAAAGA GTTCGTAGAGAGAAGATCAGTGAGAGGATGAAAATGTTGCAACATCTTGTACCTGGTTGCAATAAG GTTACTGGCAAAGCCGTTATGCTTGATGAGATCATTAATTATGTGCAGTCTCTACAGCACCAAGTTGAG TTCCTTTCAATGAAACTGGCTACTGTTAATCCAAGAATGAATTTCAACATGGAAGCAATAATGTCTAAGGAT ATGTTTCAGTCTCGTGGCTCGTTGTACTCGTCATGTCCATCACCATGTGGGAACGATCCGCCTTTCCAGCCGAGCAATGGGGGAAACAAACGGATTCAAATGGAGAACTTTGGTGCCTCTCAA GTTTCATCGTTTTGGGAAGACGAACTGCATAGCGTTGTGCATGGACGAGAACTGCATAGCTCACAAATGAAAGTTGAGCTATGA